In the Oryza glaberrima chromosome 6, OglaRS2, whole genome shotgun sequence genome, one interval contains:
- the LOC127776381 gene encoding myb-related protein Zm38-like — MAMMEPSSSSSSSTASAVTPSSAPPSGRCCVVLRIKLPAAWTPEEDAALERLAVENGSRHWRRVAAQMPRKRSPVQCRDRWRDHLARDVFHRPYTAADDDELTRLVLRPGGGGDRWKDISRAVHGRSSRSVKRRWMEIGTSDELLRKLAPPVIDAVSGHVPQTRLTTSHDMAMMEPSSSSNAVADDQCASAVTPSSAPPSGRCCVVLRIRLPPVEDHLARDVFHRPFTAADDDELTRLVLRPGGGGDRWKDISRAVHGRSSRSVKRRWMEIGTSDELLRKLWHPRSSMLSPATVVDAVL, encoded by the exons ATGGCCATGATggagccctcctcctcctcctcctcctccaccgcttcCGCCGTCACTccgtcgtccgcgccgccgagcGGGAGGTGCTGCGTCGTCCTGCGCATCAAGCTCCCGGCGGCGTGGACGCCCGAGGAGGACGCCGCCCTGGAGCGCCTCGCCGTGGAGAACGGCTCCCGCCACTGGCGCCGCGTGGCGGCGCAGATGCCGCGCAAGCGCTCGCCCGTGCAGTGCCGCGACAGGTGGAGGGACCACCTCGCCCGCGACGTGTTCCACCGCCCCTACaccgcggccgacgacgacgagctcacCCGCCTCGTCCTGCGCCCCGGCGGAGGTGGCGACCGATGGAAGGACATCAGCAGAGCGGTGCACGGCCGCAGCTCGCGCTCCGTGAAGCGCCGGTGGATGGAGATCGGCACGAGCGATGAGCTCCTCAGGAAATTGGCACCCCCGGTCATCGATGCTGTCTCCGGCCACG TTCCACAGACACGATTGACAACGTCGCACGACATGGCCATGATggagccctcctcctcctccaatgcCGTCGCCGATGATCAATGTGCTTCCGCCGTCACTccgtcgtccgcgccgccgagcGGGAGGTGCTGCGTCGTCCTGCGCATCAGGCTCCCGCCG GTGGAGGACCACCTCGCCCGCGACGTGTTCCACCGCCCCTTCaccgcggccgacgacgacgagctcacCCGCCTCGTCCtgcgccccggcggcggcggcgaccgatgGAAGGACATCAGCAGGGCGGTGCACGGCCGCAGCTCGCGCTCCGTGAAGCGCCGGTGGATGGAGATCGGCACGAGCGATGAGCTCCTCAGGAAGTTGTGGCACCCCCGGTCATCGATGCTGTCTCCGGCCACGGTGGTGGACGCCGTCCTTTGA
- the LOC127776382 gene encoding transcription factor MYB44-like has product MDMELSSSSSAASVFASSSATSPPLGRCVVRIRLPPAWTPELDAVLERLAMEHGSRHWRRVAAQMPRHRSRRSPAQCRDRWRDHLARDVFHRPFTADDDAELARLCLRLDDGRSSRAVKRRWRELRKSDAFLGKLWRRPLSH; this is encoded by the coding sequence ATGGACATggagctctcctcctcctcctctgccgcctccGTCTTCGCTTCTTCATctgcgacgtcgccgccgctcgggaGGTGCGTCGTCCGCATCAGGCTCCCGCCAGCGTGGACGCCCGAGTTGGACGCCGTCCTGGAGCGCCTCGCCATGGAGCATGGCTCCCGCCACTGGCGCCGCGTGGCGGCGCAGATGccgcgccaccgcagccgccgctcgcccgcgcagTGCCGCGACAGGTGGAGGGACCACCTCGCCCGCGACGTCTTCCACCGCCCTttcaccgccgacgacgacgccgagctcgcccgCCTCTGCCTGCGCCTCGACGACGGTCGCAGCTCGCGTGCCGTGAAGCGACGCTGGAGGGAGCTGCGCAAGAGCGACGCGTTCCTCGGCAAGCTGTGGCGTCGTCCCCTGTCGCATTGA